A part of Vibrio sp. B1FLJ16 genomic DNA contains:
- a CDS encoding Maf family protein yields the protein MEKGLSLVLASGSPRRKELLAQLGYDFDIVIPDIEEAKRADEQACDYVLRLSLEKAQAGLALAKPDSVVLGSDTVVVSDDQVLEKPDSFEDAKRMLTRLSGRGHQVMTAVSVVSAQQQHSVVVITDVWFKPLTHEEIEQYWKSGEPCDKAGSYGIQGLGGRFVTRIEGSYHAVVGLPLFETDQLIQEFL from the coding sequence GTGGAAAAAGGCTTATCACTTGTTCTCGCTTCAGGCTCTCCGAGAAGAAAAGAACTGCTGGCTCAGTTAGGTTACGACTTTGACATTGTAATACCTGACATTGAGGAAGCTAAACGGGCTGATGAGCAGGCGTGCGATTATGTATTACGTCTCTCTCTAGAAAAAGCGCAGGCAGGCTTAGCATTGGCTAAGCCTGATTCCGTTGTACTGGGCTCTGATACCGTGGTGGTAAGTGACGATCAGGTATTAGAGAAACCAGACAGTTTTGAAGATGCGAAGCGTATGCTTACTCGCTTATCGGGACGAGGTCATCAGGTGATGACTGCGGTAAGTGTTGTTTCTGCGCAACAACAACATTCAGTGGTGGTCATCACTGACGTATGGTTCAAGCCATTGACTCATGAAGAAATCGAACAATACTGGAAGTCAGGTGAACCATGCGATAAAGCTGGAAGTTATGGTATTCAGGGACTCGGAGGGCGTTTTGTCACCCGAATCGAAGGCAGTTATCACGCTGTAGTAGGCTTACCTTTGTTCGAAACCGATCAGCTAATTCAAGAATTTTTATAA
- the mreD gene encoding rod shape-determining protein MreD, translating into MASNVFRSRMVIGVSFFVALVLQTIPWPGGLELFRPSWLFLVTCYWVLALPNRVNVGTALILGLVWDILVGSTLGIRGMMMSIIIYLVALNFLLIRNMALWQQAILIAFFTVLLELMIFCGEYLNQDVVFNPLSLWTAAINCILWPWMFLLMRRVRRAWHVR; encoded by the coding sequence ATGGCCAGTAATGTATTTCGTAGCCGGATGGTTATTGGTGTTAGTTTCTTCGTTGCTCTGGTATTACAGACGATTCCCTGGCCCGGCGGATTAGAGTTGTTTCGTCCGTCGTGGCTGTTCTTAGTCACCTGTTACTGGGTACTGGCTTTACCCAACCGCGTAAATGTGGGAACTGCATTAATTCTGGGCTTGGTGTGGGACATTCTGGTCGGGTCTACACTGGGAATCAGAGGCATGATGATGTCAATCATCATTTACTTAGTCGCATTGAATTTCTTGCTGATCCGCAACATGGCGTTATGGCAACAAGCGATTCTTATTGCCTTCTTTACTGTGTTGCTGGAGCTGATGATATTCTGTGGAGAATATTTGAACCAGGACGTAGTATTCAATCCATTATCCCTGTGGACGGCGGCAATAAACTGTATACTTTGGCCATGGATGTTTTTGCTAATGCGACGAGTGCGTCGGGCATGGCACGTTAGGTAG
- the mreC gene encoding rod shape-determining protein MreC: MNPIFGRGPSLQLRLFLAVLVSASLMLADSRLDTFSNVRYLLNSAVSPIQYAANLPRSLFDGAFERFNTHQTLVEGNRKLKRELLRLKSELILLDQYKEENQRLRKLLDSSFVRDEKKVVTEVMAVDTSPYRHQVVIDKGHVDGVYVGQPVINEKGIVGQVTFVAAHNARVLLLTDAKNAIPVQVIRNDIRVIASGNGEMDEIQLEHIPTSTDIQVGDLLVTSGLGGIYPEGYPVANVTKVDLDTHQEFASIKADPVVEFDRLRYLLLIWPNEDRQHKVLQSNVEEELEQVQQEVTDGQ, encoded by the coding sequence ATGAACCCGATCTTTGGCAGAGGCCCGTCTCTGCAATTACGTCTGTTTTTAGCTGTCTTGGTGTCGGCGAGCTTAATGCTGGCTGATAGCCGTCTGGATACGTTCTCTAATGTCCGTTATTTATTAAACAGTGCGGTGTCGCCGATTCAATATGCTGCGAATCTACCTCGTAGTTTATTTGACGGAGCATTCGAGCGCTTTAACACGCATCAGACATTGGTTGAAGGCAACCGTAAGTTGAAGCGAGAACTGCTGCGTCTGAAAAGCGAGCTTATCTTGCTTGATCAATACAAAGAAGAAAACCAACGTCTACGTAAACTACTGGACTCCTCCTTTGTCCGTGATGAAAAGAAAGTCGTTACTGAAGTGATGGCCGTTGACACATCACCTTACCGTCATCAGGTGGTTATTGATAAAGGGCATGTTGATGGGGTATACGTCGGCCAGCCAGTGATCAATGAGAAAGGCATTGTTGGTCAGGTTACGTTTGTGGCTGCGCATAACGCTCGCGTATTGCTGCTCACTGATGCGAAGAACGCGATTCCTGTCCAGGTGATTCGTAATGATATCCGTGTGATTGCATCGGGTAACGGTGAGATGGACGAAATCCAGCTGGAACATATTCCGACCAGTACCGATATTCAGGTCGGTGACTTGCTGGTGACATCTGGGTTAGGTGGGATTTATCCTGAAGGTTATCCGGTAGCCAATGTGACCAAAGTAGATCTGGATACGCATCAGGAATTTGCGTCGATTAAAGCCGATCCGGTTGTTGAGTTTGATCGTCTGCGCTATCTGCTGCTCATCTGGCCGAACGAAGACCGCCAGCACAAAGTATTACAATCGAATGTGGAAGAAGAACTGGAACAAGTACAACAAGAGGTAACTGATGGCCAGTAA